From Hermetia illucens chromosome 6, iHerIll2.2.curated.20191125, whole genome shotgun sequence, one genomic window encodes:
- the LOC119658768 gene encoding probable methyltransferase-like protein 15 homolog, protein MGPTIRPSRLLSASRHVVKFYCTNSEPHKPVLLDKAIEFLEPKPGKVFIDMTFGAGGHSKQLLRAGKGIKVFALDRDPVAHEYAQKLSDEFPGRIIPLLGRFSELPQLLKEQNVKKDTIDGILFDFGCSSMQFDEPDRGFSVSHNGPLDMRMDKGRCKDQVTAADVLARAEEHELIRILRIYGEEKQAKKIARAIVDARAALHKIETTQQLANLVASCLSDTQRVDKLQRPAHSATKTFQALRIFVNNELNEINYGMTLAHRYLKRKGRLVTITFHSLEDTIVKRHINGNVIEGLANPVPLKYSSHDLSYDSDLVESLMDSPWKQLNKHVITPEEGEIAINPRSRSAKLRAAVKVK, encoded by the coding sequence ATGGGACCTACTATCAGGCCAAGTAGATTGTTAAGTGCCTCTAGGCATGTAGTCAAATTTTATTGTACAAATAGTGAGCCGCATAAGCCGGTTTTATTAGACAAAGCGATTGAATTTCTAGAACCAAAGCCTGGAAAGGTATTCATTGACATGACTTTTGGAGCTGGTGGGCATTCAAAGCAACTATTGAGAGCTGGAAAAGGCATTAAAGTTTTCGCGCTGGACCGAGACCCTGTAGCCCATGAATATGCACAGAAATTAAGCGATGAGTTTCCTGGTCGAATTATTCCTCTTTTGGGCAGATTTTCCGAACTACCGCAACTATTGAAAGAACAAAACgtaaaaaaagatacaattgaTGGTATCCTTTTTGATTTTGGATGCTCTTCAATGCAATTCGACGAGCCTGATAGAGGCTTCTCTGTGTCCCATAATGGACCTTTAGACATGCGAATGGACAAAGGGCGTTGTAAGGACCAAGTTACAGCAGCTGACGTTCTTGCTAGAGCTGAGGAGCACGAATTGATTAGAATTCTGCGAATTTACGGCGAAGAAAAACAGGCAAAGAAAATCGCAAGAGCTATTGTGGATGCACGTGCAGCTCTCCATAAGATTGAAACAACACAACAGCTGGCCAATTTAGTTGCATCCTGCTTATCAGATACTCAAAGAGTCGATAAACTACAACGTCCCGCCCATTCAGCCACTAAAACATTCCAGGCTCTACGAATATTCGTCAACAATGAACTGAACGAGATTAACTATGGAATGACACTGGCGCATCGATATCTCAAACGGAAAGGTCGTTTAGTTACAATTACTTTTCACTCATTAGAGGATACAATAGTCAAGCGTCATATCAATGGAAATGTGATTGAAGGCTTAGCGAATCCAGTTCCGCTGAAATATTCAAGCCACGATCTATCATATGATAGTGACTTAGTTGAATCACTCATGGATTCGCcgtggaaacaattgaacaagcaTGTAATCACCCCCGAGGAAGGCGAAATAGCGATAAATCCGAGAAGTAGATCAGCGAAACTAAGAGCTGCCGTGAAAGTGAAGTAG